From Panthera uncia isolate 11264 chromosome E1, Puncia_PCG_1.0, whole genome shotgun sequence, one genomic window encodes:
- the APOH gene encoding beta-2-glycoprotein 1 — protein MISLVLVLFSSFLCHVATAGRTCPKPDDLPFAIVVPVKASYDPGEQIVYTCQPGYVSRGGMRRFTCPLTGIWPINTLKCIPRVCPFAGILENGAVRYTTFEYPNTISFSCNTGFYLSGASSAKCTEEGRWSVDLPVCAPVTCPPPAIPKFATLSVYKPLAGNNSIYGNKAVFECLPHYAMFGNDTVTCTAHGNWTTLPECREVKCPFPSRPDNGFVNYPAKQTLYYKDKATYGCHDTYVLDGPEEVECNKSGNWSAQPSCKASCKLSVKKATVLYQGERVKLQEKFKDGMLHGEKVSFFCKNKEKKCSYTEDAQCIDGTIEIPKCFKEHSSLAFWKTDASDVKPC, from the exons ATGATTTCTCTGGTACTCGTCTTGTTCTCGAGTTTTCTCTGCCATGTCGCCACTGCAGGCCGGA CCTGTCCCAAACCAGATGATTTACCATTTGCCATAGTCGTTCCAGTAAAAGCATCCTATGACCCAGGGGAGCAGATAGTCTACACTTGCCAGCCGGGCTACGTGTCCCGGGGTGGGATGAGGAGGTTTACATGTCCTCTCACGGGAATTTGGCCCATCAACACCTTGAAGTGTATAC CCAGAGTATGTCCTTTCGCTGGAATCTTAGAAAATGGAGCTGTACGCTACACAACTTTTGAATATCCCAACACCATCAGTTTTTCTTGCAACACCGG GTTTTATCTGAGTGGAGCTAGTTCTGCTAAATGCACTGAGGAGGGAAGATGGAGTGTTGACCTTCCTGTCTGTGCTC ctgtAACCTGCCCTCCACCAGCCATACCTAAGTTTGCAACACTTAGTGTTTATAAGCCATTGGCTGGAAACAACTCCATCTATGGAAACAAGGCCGTCTTTGAATGCTTGCCACACTATGCCATGTTTGGAAATGATACAGTTACCTGCACGGCACATGGAAATTGGACTACATTACCAGAATGCAGAG AAGTGAAATGCCCATTCCCATCAAGACCAGACAATGGGTTTGTGAACTATCCTGCAAAACAAACGCTTTATTACAAGGATAAAGCCACCTATGGTTGCCATGATACATATGTCTTGGATGGCCCAGAAGAAGTAGAATGTAACAAATCTGGAAACTGGTCCGCTCAGCCAAGTTGTAAAG CTTCTTGTAAATTATCTGTTAAAAAAGCTACTGTGCTATACCAAGGAGAGAGAGTAAAGCTTCAAGAGAAATTTAAGGATGGAATGCTGCATGGTGAAAAGGTTTCTTTCTTctgcaaaaataaggaaaagaaatgtagcTATACAGAGGATGCTCAGTGTATAGATGGTACCATTGAAATCCCCAAATGCTTCAAGG AACACAGCTCTCTGGCTTTCTGGAAAACCGATGCATCCGATGTGAAGCCGTGCTAA